The following coding sequences lie in one Oncorhynchus nerka isolate Pitt River linkage group LG14, Oner_Uvic_2.0, whole genome shotgun sequence genomic window:
- the LOC115142072 gene encoding probable U3 small nucleolar RNA-associated protein 11: protein MSSFRKALKSQQKNHKERSQPVFRKHLGHLEKKKDYKLRADDYHKKQNTLAALHKKTLDKNPDEFYFKMVSSQLKDGVHVAKKAKGTEEENTEEQRKVMRTQDIRYVEMKRVAEGKKIERLKSELHLLDADGKQKNGHTFYVDSKQEVADFDLASHLDTAPELVDRVYNRPTLHTLESQTIQGAVEPLVIKKLARQRKHQYKILSQRIDREKKMFVIGQKIQTRKDLHDKNKKVKVSKETVNASAVYKFEAKRKC, encoded by the exons ATGTCGTCGTTTAGAAAGGCATTGAAATCCCAACAAAAAAATCACAAAGAAAGATCCCAG CCTGTTTTCAGAAAACATCTGGGACATCTTGAAAAGAAAAAGGATTACAAACTTCGCGCGGA TGACTACCACAAGAAACAGAACACCCTTGCTGCTTTGCATAAAAAAACCTTGGACAAAAACCCCGATGAGTTCTATTTTAAGATGGTCAGCTCTCAGCTTAAG GATGGAGTGCATGTGGCAAAAAAGGCtaaaggaacagaggaggagaatacagaggaacagaggaaggtGATGAGGACGCAGGATATCAGATATGTAGAGATGAAGAGAGTGGCTGAGGGCAAG AAAATTGAGAGGTTGAAATCAGAACTCCATCTCCTGGACGCTGACGGCAAACAGAAAAACGGGCACACCTTCTACGTGGACTCAAAGCAAGAAG TAGCAGACTTTGACCTGGCCAGCCACCTGGATACAGCTCCTGAGCTGGTGGATAGAGTGTACAACCGGCCCACCCTCCATACGCTGGAGAGCCAGACCATCCAGGGTGCAGTGGAGCCTCTCGTGATAAAG AAGTTGGCCAGACAGAGGAAGCACCAGTATAAGATCTTGTCCCAGCGGATTGACCGGGAGAAGAAGATGTTTGTCATTGGCCAGAAGATCCAGACACGCAAAGACCTACAC GATAAGAACAAGAAGGTGAAGGTGAGCAAAGAGACGGTCAATGCCTCTGCTGTCTACAAGTTTGAAGCTAAGAGAAAGTGCTGA